In Clostridium ljungdahlii DSM 13528, the genomic window GGGAAGGTTTCTTATCTGCTAAAAAACTAGGCTTTGAAGGTAGTGGGTCTACAAGTGATGATATTCTTTTAATTGGAATAGAAGCAATAAATGAAGAAGTGTATGTTTATTATTATCCGATAGAAGTTAAAATAGGAGAAAACAATAATTCAGTAATAGAAAAAGGTGTAGAACAAGCCAAACATACTAAGAATATATTTAGTAAATTATTATTACCTAAAGAAGGTAATGAAATTACAAACACACAGAAGGTATATAGAAATTTTTTAATGCAATTAGCAGTAACAAGTGCAGAAAAACTTAATTTATATGAAGTGTGTAATGAAGAAAATTGGAATAGAGTTATTGATTCTGATTTAAGAAGAAAACTACTTAATGAAGAATATGTTATTAGTAATTCTATAGAAGAATCACTTGGAATTGCAGCAGTTATATCTTTTAAGAAGGAAAATAGCTTTGAATTAGTAGATATTCGAAAAGAGGATAATGTTATGATTATTGAAATGTCGGAAGATGATGCATTTAATTTCATAACAAAAACTGTTGGTGAAATAAGAGAAAAAGTAGGTTCAATAGAGATTAATACACAAGTACATTCAAATATTCCAAGTCAACAAGATGATTATACTATTGTTCAAGGTGGAAATGAAGGGGTAACAGCAGATGCAGAAATTGCCTCGACTAAACCTGTAGAGGATATAAAAGTACCAAAAACTAAGATAAATGATATACCTATAGCGGAGGTAATAAAACCTAAAATTTCTGATGAAGTTGAACCAGATAATAATTTATCAACACCGCCAAGTAGTACTGATGATAATATTGGAAGAGAAACAGCAAGTTTAGGGGTTGATGCTGATTCATCATCCCATTGTGAAAATAATAGTGCTAGAAATATGCAAATTTTATTTGGAGTAAATCAAAAGAGTAATAGAGAAATTTACTGGTGTCCAAATGATACAAATAAGTTAATGCATACAAATACAGGAATCATTGGGACAATGGGAACTGGTAAAACTCAATTTACTAAATCAATGGTTACGCAAATTTATAGAGAATCTAAATATAATGTGGACGGAAAAAAAGTTGGAATATTAATCTTCGATTATAAAGGTGATTACAATAAGTCAAAGCAGGATTTCTTAGATGCTACAGATGCAAAAGTATTTGAACTTTATCATTTGCCTTTTAATCCATTGTCATTAGTTAAATCGGCAAATACAAAACCTATGTTGCCTCTTCATACTGCAAGTGGATTAAAAGAAACCTTAGCAAAAGCTTTTGGATTAGGTCCTAAGCAGGAAACCTTATTAAGGGAACTTATAATGGAAGCTTACGAAAAAAGAGGTATCATTAAAAATTTATCAGATACATGGGATAAACCAGCACCTACATTAAGAGATGTATATGATGTTTATATGGGTAGAGAGGATATAAAGAAGGATGACAGCTTATATGCAGCATTTAGCAGCCTAATAGATTTTGAAATTTTTGAACCAGATCCAAATGAAACCAAGAGTTTATTTGATTTAATTGATGGAGTTACAGTTATAGATTTATCAGGATATGATCCGAGCATACAAAACCTTGTTGTGGCCATAACTTTAGATTTATTCTATTCACAAATGCAGGCTTATGGACATAGCAAAATTGATCGTAACTTAAGACAATTAAATAAGATTGTATTAGTAGATGAAGCAGACAACTTTTTAAGTAAAAACTTCTCGTCGTTGAAGAAGATACTCAAAGAAGGAAGAGAATTTGGGGTTGGAACTATCCTTTCAACACAGTTATTAAGCCATTTTTCTACGAGCGAAAATGAGTATGCTAATTATATCCTAACTTGGGTGGTTCATAATGTGGCTGATTTAAGTAATAAGGATGTTAAATATATATTTAATACTCAAAGTAAGTCTGAAGAAGAAAGTATTTATAGTAAGATAAAGAGCCTTAATAAACATTATAGCTTAGTTAAGATGGGTGATAGTGATAGAGCTGTATTTATGAGGGATAGGGCTTTTTGGGAGATAGTGAAAGAGAATTAATGTGAAATATGGTTACAAATAGAAAACAAGAATGTAGTAGTATATATTTGTGGAGTTAGTTATGCTTACAGATATAATAAAAATAGAAAATTATAATAAAATGATTAGTATTAGGAAAACTTGAAGAAATATTTTATTGGTGTAATAGAGCTGAACTTGAAGAAATGTTGAAATATTATTTATAAGCATAAACATTTATCATAATAATGATAGTCATTTATTAGATATTTTTAAAATATAAAACGATTAATATAAAAGTATTTATATAATTTATACCTGGAAATTAGCAGAATATGTATATAAAAAATTAGAAAATATTGAGAGGATAGCAAAAATGGGGGTTAAAAAATTTAATTGCATTAGAATTAATGATTTTTTAAATAATAAATATTTACTCAAAATAAAGTATAAAGATTTAGTAGAAATAACAGAGATTAACAAATTAAGCGTAAATAGAATTGTAGATGAAACGAAAGCTAGCAAGATGATTTCTTTCATAAAACAAAATAATAAATTTTATCCAACTATAATAATGGTTGTGTCAGATAAATGTGACTTAGAATATGATAATACAACTTCAACTCTATTATTGAAAAGTAACGAAGATAAACTACTAGGAGTTGTAGATGGCCAACATAGATATAAATCAATAGAGTTAATGTTAAAAAGCCAAGAAATAGAGGATGATAAAAAAGATAGATTAAAAGAAAAGGAGCAAGCAGTTTTTTTAATTGACAAGCTTACTAATCAACAGCAAAGAGATTTATTTTTGGAGATAAATGGAACACCAAATAAAGTTAAAAAAGGAACTCAGCTTAGACTAGATATCAGTACATATAATTATTATGGATTAAGATTTTTAAATGAAAATAGTGAGTATCTGTGTAATATTAATTTTGATGAAGATCAAGTATTAAAAAAGAACGAAAAGAGACTACCATATAAGTTTATTTTAAAATCTAATGCACAATTATTAAAAGATTTTGAGAACAATTATGAAAAAAATCTTATACCAGAAGATGACTTAAATAAATACTATCAGAGTATTGAAGAAATTTGGAAATTTATCTTAACAAGGGTGACAAGTTATATGTCTAAATCTGATACAATTAAGGACACAGTATATTCATTAGAAATTTATTATACTACTATTTTTGATGAAATTTATAAAAAATGCAAAGCCTTATATGAAGATATAACTGATGAAAATATTAAAGCTGAGTTCAATAAGCTAAAACCGTTTTTTGATATAGATCCTGTTGAACTTAAGAAAGAAATTGATAAACTATTTGGAAGTAGAAAAGTAGAGTGTATTAAGAAAATAATTGAAGAACACACTAAGGAGCAACAATAAAATGAATAGAGAAATTAACAATTTAATAATTAGTGTAAGTGTTATGGATAATAATAAATTAATAAATAAAATAGTAAAAAATTCTTTTGTAGCTTTTCAAGGAAATGAATTATATATGGATACTTGTTCTGATAAGTATATAATAGTAAAGGATCATA contains:
- a CDS encoding DNA sulfur modification protein DndB encodes the protein MGVKKFNCIRINDFLNNKYLLKIKYKDLVEITEINKLSVNRIVDETKASKMISFIKQNNKFYPTIIMVVSDKCDLEYDNTTSTLLLKSNEDKLLGVVDGQHRYKSIELMLKSQEIEDDKKDRLKEKEQAVFLIDKLTNQQQRDLFLEINGTPNKVKKGTQLRLDISTYNYYGLRFLNENSEYLCNINFDEDQVLKKNEKRLPYKFILKSNAQLLKDFENNYEKNLIPEDDLNKYYQSIEEIWKFILTRVTSYMSKSDTIKDTVYSLEIYYTTIFDEIYKKCKALYEDITDENIKAEFNKLKPFFDIDPVELKKEIDKLFGSRKVECIKKIIEEHTKEQQ